ATGTCTTCAATTCATTCAAACATTCCTTACAAAATGAATGGCCACATTCTAAAGCAACGGGTGACTTCTTATCTTCCAAACACAGAACGCATGGATCAAATTCTGCGATTtgcatttcaatttcaatgtaaatctcggtattattgttttttctttgaacaaaatatatcaacaaTTATATCTcaatacatttatttgacacatttattatagggttattacaaaaaaaaaactaaattaaaacaagtaaaaaggcattaagtttggccgggccgaactttgtatacccaacacctcgggtatatatgtaaacaccctttcgtcacaatccggtgaaaattggataacttatgcactcaaattcggcacgaacattgagtggtctaataaatattagTCATAAGAGCAGTGTAAAAggggttttatacccaccaccataggatgggggtataccaattaggtcattatgtttgtaacacctcgaaatatttgtctaagaccccataaagtacaatatatatattcttgatcgtctcgacgttctgagttgatctagccacgtccgtccatccgtctgtcgaaatcacgatagcggtcgaacgcgttaaggtagccacttgaaattttgcacagatactttatattgatgtaggtcattgcggattgcaaatggaccttatcggttcagatttagatataggccccatataaaccgatctccagatttgacttcttgagctcctggaagtcacatttttttgatttttattaaatatttatccCAATTGTCCATAAaagttttttcaatttcagaaaatttcgtccaaatcatattttctaaaaaaattttctcaaatttctattttatgctAAAAGTTCCCTAACAATCCCCGGTGACACATTGAGGTATAGTTTGGAAAATTCATCTTTCCACTTGGACTCTTTCAAGCCAATGTCTTGGCAAAGACCTTAAGCCTCTTTCCGTCTCTGCTTCTTGTTGCAGACATGGGACAAGTAGAAATGATCCAAAGAATATGCGATGTGGGGTATATTATTGTTGGCCGTGGAAGTTTCTTTCTATGCCTTTTTGTATGGCATGTAAAAATATAGTATGGTGGTGAGTGGACGGCCCACCGCTTTGGTTTGATTGTGAGTGACTGCCTTTAACAACTGACAAATTGCCATGGTCCATTAAGACAACAAAAATGCTCACAACTTCTCatccacacactcacacaatcTCTCACATGGAGTTTGGTGGATTCCATGAACATTCGGTCCATATGCGCATGCGCAGCAAACATCCATCCGTTTGGAGTCAAACAAAAATTCCTGCTACTGTCAGGAACGTTTACATTTGACAAACCacagttgctgttgctgctgctggagTTTACTGCAATTTTGTTGCCACTGTTGGTGGCTCCAAACGAATTTCATTGTTGCCCCCAGTTTTGTAAGCTCCTAGAGAACCCTCGACTCTATGGATTTATGGCCGAGTAACAAcagaaaacaacaaattttgagtTGTTCCTTTTGATGGTGTTATTGTGTTCTTTCTTTCATGGGGGAGTGTTTCACTCATAGTGGGTTATGACCAACCAGAGAGGAGAAGAGAAGAGGGAGTGCAACTCCAACAGAAACAAAAAATCCTATGGTTAATCGATTCAAATCACGAAATTGTTTTAACAAATGTTCCTTTTGTACTACTTGAATGCCGAAATATAGCATgtccataacaaaacattggcCACCACCGGCGGTGCAGGTCTTAACACCACTCCACTTTAGTGGTGTTTGTGCCAACAATGGCTTCAACGGCAGCCCTAACAAGATGAATAGAAAATTGCAACAGAATGATAAATTGATTTGTTGCAAGACATTGATTCATGGCAATAACGACCATTTATGAGATGATCGATGGATGGTAGAGTTATCATTATGAAAGACGAAATTATCTGACCTAAATTTGTTACTCTGTTATGGTTTATTATCAAGGACCTCTTCCTAGCCGACGGAGAAATATCACAATTTACCATTGACGAATCTATCTGCAGTCGGTTTAACATTCAAGAACCGATCCATAGTCATTCCTGGCCAAtcctatcctatagtggtgggtataaaatgtaaGGAACCAGGCGGGGAAAACCCCTCACCGGTAAGAGTATGGTCCAGCCTCCCAATTAAGGCCTTTGAAAGAAAGACTAAGTGAAGAAATCCAGGTATAGAAAAGGGTTTCAGCCATTATTCTGTGTCGTTTCTACTCGCAATTTCGGTTGTCTCCAACTCCTGCTCGTCATCGCACACCCTGCAAATGTGGATCCCAGAGTTTATGGCAACCTGGCATTTCAATTCTAGTCAGGACCTCTATCTGCAGTCGCAAAGTCATGCTTTTCAGGATAAGCGTTGTACTGTTTCGTGAAATATTCGATCCAAGAAGAGCTATACCCAGCACCAGCCTCTGCTTCATTCGTGCGGTCATCGTAAAAAGAGTCCACCGCAACAAGAAGCTCGCAAATTCGAGGGCTCCGTGATTCCGTAGAACGATTCGTGCTCATCagctaactattgggttgcccaaaaagtaattgcgaattttttaaaagaaagtaaatgcattttttataaaacttagaatgaactttaatcaaatctactttttttacactttcctaaagcaagctaaaagtaacagctgataaatgacagaagaaagaatgcaattacagagtcacaagctgtgaaaaaatttgtcaacgccgactatatgaaaaatccgcaattactttttgggcaacccatatttctCATCGGCCGTCTGGTTTCCACCTCCCCTTGATGGCCCGGAACTCAAGAGCTACTGACAGCATTCCCTATTGCTCGAAGAAGCATTCATAGTCATTTGAATGTCCATGTATATAGTGACAATTTGATCGTGCCGTAGCTCCCGCCAAGACATTGTCTTCAATTACTTCAGTATGGCAAAGACCTCCGCCTGAAACACGCTACACTCGTCCAGAAGCCTGTATGGTTCCCTGATTGCAAGAAACTCAATGCACAGCCAACCATTAAAAAATCACTAATATCATCGTTCAAGACGTTAGGTCTCGACAGAATCTCTACAGTAATACTGATCAACCTGGATGTACAGATAAGTCGAGTACATGATCAAGGTCCTTAACCTGACTCtgtactagagctggcaaaatatcgatggcattatcgatactatcgatattttattttttgtctgtatTTGGATTGATATTTTTGCTATCGATATtaccagaaaatacaaaaacaaaattgaataaaaataagcaatcctaCACTAATGGATCCTATAAGATACATtgtgcctatagagggcgcaattttcatctgattgggTTAAAATTGTGTTTAATGATTTCTTTCATAACTACCagctgactttattaaatttagttttattcgGTCTATGTATTgatatttgctgtgttttattttagtgcaaatcacgattatttgtttccttttatctgttattgcatgttatcgatagattaccagtacaactttgcactgatattttatccacaacatctgacttgcactggaaaGGACTAAAATAATAGACAGCAATTgcttccataaaaatcgatccctTGAGTTGAACCtctcattttcgtttaaaatatAGGGAATGGAAATTAACGatggtatcgatactatcgatatttattataagaTATATCGAAAacatcgaatgttgcgattatcgattgTTTGCCAGCTTTACTCTGGACACCCTTATAGATTCCAATGTTTAGTCAAAGGGCAGAGTGATTCCGCTATTGAAACTAGAAAAGGATTCGAGCAAGGGCGAATCCTTCACTCTCCAGTAGTTAAGACGCTTGATATACTGCTTCTAATAAACCTTGTTGGAGAATATCCATATGCTGAACATTAGCGTGGATTTCGTCAATTGCAAGCATAGGAGGTCACGCGCAGAAAGCCCGGCTaagaatcccggcgagaacatcagaaacaagtaaaagcgtgctaagttcggccgggccgaatcttatataccctctaccatggatcgcatttgtcgagttcttttcccggcatctcttcttaggcaaaaaaggatataagaaaagatttgttctgctattagagcgatatcaagatatggttcggtttggaccacaattaaattttatgttggagacctgtgtaaaatgtcagccaattcgaataagaattgccccatttgggggctcaagaagtaaaatagagagatcgatttatatgggagctatataaggctatagaccaattcagatcataataaacacgtatgttgatggtcatgagaggagccgtcgtacaaaatttcaggcaaatcggataataattgcgacctctagaggctcaagaagtcaatattccagatcggtttgtatggcagctatatcaggttatgaaccgatttgaaccatactttgcatagttgttggatattataacaaaatacttcgtgcaaaaattcattcaaatcgggtaagaaatgcgccctctagaggctcaagaagtcaagaccccagatcggtttatatgacagctttattaggttatggaccgatttcaaccatacttggcatagttgttggatatcataacaaaacacgtcatgcaaacggataagaattgcttactttagaggctcaagaagtcaagaccgaagatcggtttatatggcagctatatcgggttataaaccgatttgaaacatacttggcacggttgttggaaatcatacaaataggtcgcgcaaaatttctttccaatcggataagaattgcgcactctagaggctcaagaagtcaagacccaagaccggtttatatggcagccatatcaaaacatggactgatttgaaccacacttagcgcagttgttggaagtgatatcaaaacaccacgtgcaaaatttcagtcaaatgggaccAGAATTGCGGTCCTTtgcaccggaacgagcttgctcacctgcagtagcttgacgaggatcgccaccttgaCATGAAAATGTCCAACAACCAGTGGGTTTGCTTCCCACCAAAGTTCTGTTCTGTCGCTattgtggcatcacaatggactaaaataaaCTAAGTGAGTCTGGTTAGAAAATAGACTACAGCTCTAACACATCCCCTCACTaatgcatttgtgaggtatacaGCCGTGTAAAACCCTCCACTAAGTGGTGTCGTTCCGCTGGACGGCCTTCGGACTCGTCagttaaaaaggaggtctcttatcattgagcttaaaatttaagcaCTTCAATGATATAAGAGAAGTGTGcgcgctgttccttaatgtgtGGCATCGACCCTAGATTGGATTCATGAGCCCCTAGACATCTcaattctccgatttggctcaaatttttaaGGTGTAGAATAGCTATGCCCTCCAACACTCACGTCAAAACACACCCAGATTGGATAGTAAACTTATATAggccccatttaaaccgatcccagCCGTAGTTTTAACCCGATTTATCAAAACACCTGTGTCCTTCCGAACCCTACTTCTTCAGACCATTAAAGCCTCAATcaatatccgatttgtttgttaCAAAAATAGTCAAATACGATGAAGATGGGTACCTAAGATTTGGGGCAGCCGAACTAAGCccagttttatttgttttttttttttatattcatatcattttgaatttcaaaatttaccGTTCTTCTATATTAAACTAAAGTTTGAAAGTCACTGTTATCAACATCAAGCTATCAATTTTCAGTGAACGTTGCTGAGTaaatagaagaagaagactAAATGTAAACATAAACACTGAAGTGAAGGTGGTATCAGTTTCATCAAGAACAAATTTTCCACTTGGCAcaatttattaagaaaaaacTCCTAAAATGGGCAAGCGACAGCATCAAAAAGATAAAATGTAAGTGATTTAATCTTATTCACCTTTCCCCATATTCAAACAAGACAAATTCCTGCTTCCAAAAAAGGTACCTCACCTACACGGAGTGGACAGAATTTTATGGTGGCAAAAAGTTCGAATCAGCAGAAAATGAACATATCAAATTTAAACGTCTACCCTATGACTGTTGCTGCATCACTCTCGTGCCCTTCGATATACCCTATAGCGATTTGGAGGGCAATATTTTCGAATTGGAGGCCATTCACAACTTCATAGCAAAATTCAAACTTAATCCGGTGACCGGCAAGCCTTTGGATGCCAAATCTTTGTTGAAATTGAACTTCCATAAAAACTCTGACGATGAatatcattgtccggctttgtTTAAGCCTTTCACCAAGAATTCCCATATTGTGGCTTTGAGAACTACAGGAAATGTCTATTGCTGGGAGGCCATTGAACAATTGAACATAAAGGCGAAAAATTGGAAAGATTTAATAGATGATACACCATTTCAACGCAAAGACATTATCACCATACAAGACCcagagaaattggaaaaatttgatatttcaagATTCTATCACATAAAAAAGAATTTAAGGGTGCTCACCGAGGAAGAGGAGCAAGAAAGAAATGATCCCACGAAAAAGATAAAAACCATGAACTTGGAGACAAGGGAAACCTTGGAACAATTGGAACGTGACTACAAAGTGGCTGAAGTGCAGCCTTCAACATCGAAGCAAACAGCGGACAAATTCAATGCGGCCCATTATTCTACGGGAGCGGTGGCTGCCAGTTTTACTTCTACCACCATGATGCCGGTGTCGATGGTAGAGGCTGCTATTATCGATGAAGATCAAGTTAAATATGAAAGGGTCAAGAAGAAGGGCTATGTACGTTTAACCACCAACATGGGACCTTTGAATTTGGAAT
The genomic region above belongs to Stomoxys calcitrans chromosome 5, idStoCalc2.1, whole genome shotgun sequence and contains:
- the LOC106082656 gene encoding RING-type E3 ubiquitin-protein ligase PPIL2, yielding MGKRQHQKDKMYLTYTEWTEFYGGKKFESAENEHIKFKRLPYDCCCITLVPFDIPYSDLEGNIFELEAIHNFIAKFKLNPVTGKPLDAKSLLKLNFHKNSDDEYHCPALFKPFTKNSHIVALRTTGNVYCWEAIEQLNIKAKNWKDLIDDTPFQRKDIITIQDPEKLEKFDISRFYHIKKNLRVLTEEEEQERNDPTKKIKTMNLETRETLEQLERDYKVAEVQPSTSKQTADKFNAAHYSTGAVAASFTSTTMMPVSMVEAAIIDEDQVKYERVKKKGYVRLTTNMGPLNLELYCDQVAKTCHNFMRHCSDGYYTGTLFHRSIRNFMVQGGDPTGKGTGGQSIWGKKFDDEFKPNLTHSGRGVLSMANSGPNTNGSQFFITYRSCKHLDGKHTVFGKVVGGLDTLQKMEQIEVDNKDRPIEDIIIESIQVYVDPFKEAEEQLAKERAEEAEKQQQEKNAEITKKRLKEPLKVYREGVGKYLNIQAAKQAQKEENAGSSLFGGPIRKKASGKAGFSDFSSW